In Capsicum annuum cultivar UCD-10X-F1 chromosome 11, UCD10Xv1.1, whole genome shotgun sequence, one genomic interval encodes:
- the LOC107847450 gene encoding protein MEI2-like 4 isoform X2 has product MRELQGLSPSSYFSEELCFRDEQRQVGFWKTNSLQNYHGLKSDDALQRAAVHSSPFENHISLGSPMAKNFEHHDSHLKQDIKVNNIIEQRSFGVERASHSLPRALDHNVGVRSIVSADLASYQAEDDKISVMGSQYENGLFSSSLSELFSRKLRLPTNNSPHGHSVGAADSHYEEEPFESLKELEAHTIGNLLPDDDDLLAGVTDGLDYVGQPYAGDETEDLDLFSSVGGMDLGEDGSSTGQQNSEYAGNYTPQLGNSNAAIGGQHPFGENPSRTLFVRNINSSVEDSELQTLFEQYGDIRTLYTTCKHRGFVMISYYDIRASQNAMKALQNKPLNHRKLDIHFSIPKDNPSENDVNQGTFLVFNLDSSVSNDELRQIFGVYGEIKEIRETPHRSHHKFVEFYDIRAAEAALVALNRSDVAGKQIKIEAIHPGGTRRFSQQFPSELEQDEPGLYFQQSSPSSLATGFSVPGAFLHVGHASNMENGSILGRQSANGSAINSYLDNAFDCGLSFSVPNSLLRLESKGSSQANVGETGHLLSQVNFDFRGTSGLHPHSPPEYHDGLSNGTSSISSGGISATMNIRPLEAIENRQFSRVGPNGQLVELNEVFTPNGNVNCPSPGHQYMWSNSHHPQPQGMMWPNSPTFVGGVCATRPQQLHSVPRAPSHMLNALVPINNHHVGSAPSVNRSLSLWDRRHAYAGESPDSSGFHPGSLGSMRISGNSPHPLEFIPHNVLSRTGGSCIDLPMSSSNVGLHSHQQRSLMFPSRGQIIPMINSFDSPNERMRSRRNEGNSSQADNKKQFELDIERIARGDDKRTTLMIKNIPNKYTSKMLLAAIDERHRGTYDFIYLPIDFKNKCNVGYAFINMTDPSLIVPFYHAFDGKKWEKFNSEKVASLAYARIQGKAALIAHFQNSSLMNEDKRCRPILFHTDGPNAGDQVPFPMGVNIRSRTSKNRAGTSEESLQESQTSLSIGKYFIIEESSSGSVKESN; this is encoded by the exons ATGAGGGAGCTACAGGGTTTATCGCCATCATCTTACTTCTCGGAGGAGTTATGTTTTCGTGATGAG CAGAGGCAAGTTGGATTTTGGAAGACAAATAGCCTGCAAAACTACCATG GTCTTAAAAGTGATGATGCTTTACAAAGAGCTGCTGTTCATTCATCACCCTTTGAGAATCATATTTCGTTGGGCTCCCCGATGGCGAAGAATTTTGAACATCATGATTCTCATCTAAAACAAGACATAAAAGTTAACAATATCATAGAACAACGATCTTTTGGCGTGGAAAGAGCATCTCACTCCTTACCTAGAGCTCTTGACCATAATGTGGGGGTAAGATCTATTGTCAGCGCCGACTTGGCATCTTATCAAGCAGAAGATGACAAAATTAGCGTAATGGGCAGTCAATATGAGAATGGCCTCTTCTCGAGCTCATTATCAGAGTTATTCAGTAGAAAAT TGCGATTACCGACTAACAATTCCCCACATGGTCATTCCGTTGGAGCAGCTGACTCACACTATGAAGAAGAACCTTTTGAGTCCCTTAAAGAACTTGAGGCGCACACTATTGGAAATCTTCTCCCTGATGATGATGACTTGCTTGCTGGGGTGACTGATGGTCTAGACTATGTTGGCCAACCCTATGCTGGTGATGAAACTGAAGATCTTGATCTTTTCAGTAGTGTTGGAGGGATGGACCTAGGAGAAGATGGTTCCTCTACAGGACAACAAAATTCTGAATATGCTGGGAATTATACACCGCAGTTGGGCAACTCTAATGCTGCAATTGGTGGCCAGCACCCTTTCGGGGAAAATCCATCTAGAACACTCTTTGTTAGAAATATAAACAGCAGCGTTGAAGATTCTGAACTACAAACTCTTTTTGAG CAATATGGAGATATTCGCACACTGTATACAACATGCAAGCATCGCGGTTTTGTTATGATCTCATATTATGATATTCGGGCATCACAGAATGCCATGAAAGCTCTTCAGAACAAACCACTGAATCACAGGAAGCTAGACATACATTTCTCTATTCCCAAG GACAATCCATCAGAAAACGATGTCAATCAAGGGACTTTCCTGGTTTTCAACCTTGATTCTTCTGTTTCAAATGATGAACTACGTCaaatatttggtgtatatggagAGATTAAGGAG ATCCGCGAGACTCCGCATAGAAGCCATCACAAATTTGTAGAGTTTTATGATATTAGAGCTGCAGAAGCTGCTCTTGTTGCTTTAAACAGGAGTGACGTTGCAGGGAAGCAGATAAAGATTGAAGCAATCCATCCTGGTGGTACTAGACG GTTTTCACAGCAATTTCCTTCTGAGCTGGAGCAAGATGAACCTGGTCTTTATTTTCAGCAGAGTAGTCCTAGTAGTTTAGCCACTGGATTTTCTG TTCCAGGAGCATTTCTACATGTAGGACATGCATCGAATATGGAAAATGGATCTATTCTGGGCAGACAATCAGCCAATGGCTCTGCCATTAATTCCTATTTGGATAATGCATTTGACTGTGGATTATCATTCAGTGTTCCTAATAGCTTATTGAGGCTGGAATCTAAGGGGAGCTCCCAAGCCAATGTTGGTGAAACTGGCCACCTGCTGAGCCAAGTCAATTTTGACTTTAGGGGAACATCAGGTCTCCATCCTCATTCACCGCCGGAGTACCATGATGGTTTATCTAATGGAACTTCCTCCATTTCTTCGGGTGGCATTTCTGCAACTATGAATATCAGGCCACTAGAAGCAATTGAAAACCGACAGTTCTCCAGAGTTGGCCCTAATGGGCAACTGGTTGAGCTAAATGAAG TTTTTACTCCAAATGGAAATGTAAACTGTCCTTCTCCTGGGCACCAGTACATGTGGAGTAATTCACATCATCCGCAGCCTCAAGGCATGATGTGGCCAAACTCACCAACATTTGTTGGTGGGGTCTGTGCTACTCGCCCTCAACAACTGCATTCAGTTCCAAGGGCTCCATCCCATATGCTGAATGCGCTTGTACCGATAAACAACCATCATGTGGGTTCAGCACCTTCTGTTAATCGATCCCTCTCTCTCTGGGACAGAAGACATGCCTATGCAGGAGAATCGCCTGATTCATCTGGTTTTCACCCAGGTTCTTTGGGCAGTATGAGGATTTCTGGAAATTCACCACATCCTTTGGAGTTTATTCCTCATAATGTTTTATCGCGCACTGGTGGCAGCTGTATAGACTTGCCAATGTCTTCCAGTAATGTCGGATTGCATTCCCATCAACAGAGAAGTTTAATGTTTCCTAGTAGAGGTCAAATAATTCCTATGATCAATTCATTTGATTCTCCAAATGAAAGGATGCGGAGCCGTAGGAATGAAGGCAATTCGAGTCAGGCTGACAACAAGAAGCAGTTTGAACTGGATATTGAACGGATTGCACGAGGGGATGATAAAAGGACGACCCTAATGATAAAGAACATTCCTAACAA GTATACTTCAAAAATGCTTTTGGCTGCAATTGATGAACGTCACAGAGGAACGTATGATTTCATCTATCTACCAATTGATTTCAAG AACAAATGCAACGTAGGTTACGCATTTATCAACATGACTGATCCTTCTCTTATTGTTCCATTTTATCAT GCATTCGATGGAAAGAAATGGGAAAAATTCAATAGTGAGAAGGTGGCGTCACTTGCATATGCTCGCATTCAGGGAAAAGCTGCACTCATTGCTCACTTCCAGAATTCTAGCCTCATGAATGAAGATAAGCGATGCCGTCCAATCCTCTTCCACACTGATGGCCCTAATGCTGGTGATCAG GTGCCCTTTCCCATGGGTGTAAACATCAGGTCAAGAACCAGCAAAAATCGGGCTGGCACCAGTGAAGAAAGCCTCCAAGAAAGCCAAACTAGTTTGTCAATCGGCAAGTATTTCATAATTGAAGAGTCGTCTTCAGGTTCTGTCAAGGAATCAAATTGA
- the LOC107847450 gene encoding protein MEI2-like 4 isoform X1, producing the protein MRELQGLSPSSYFSEELCFRDEQRQVGFWKTNSLQNYHGLKSDDALQRAAVHSSPFENHISLGSPMAKNFEHHDSHLKQDIKVNNIIEQRSFGVERASHSLPRALDHNVGVRSIVSADLASYQAEDDKISVMGSQYENGLFSSSLSELFSRKLRLPTNNSPHGHSVGAADSHYEEEPFESLKELEAHTIGNLLPDDDDLLAGVTDGLDYVGQPYAGDETEDLDLFSSVGGMDLGEDGSSTGQQNSEYAGNYTPQLGNSNAAIGGQHPFGENPSRTLFVRNINSSVEDSELQTLFEQYGDIRTLYTTCKHRGFVMISYYDIRASQNAMKALQNKPLNHRKLDIHFSIPKDNPSENDVNQGTFLVFNLDSSVSNDELRQIFGVYGEIKEIRETPHRSHHKFVEFYDIRAAEAALVALNRSDVAGKQIKIEAIHPGGTRRRFSQQFPSELEQDEPGLYFQQSSPSSLATGFSVPGAFLHVGHASNMENGSILGRQSANGSAINSYLDNAFDCGLSFSVPNSLLRLESKGSSQANVGETGHLLSQVNFDFRGTSGLHPHSPPEYHDGLSNGTSSISSGGISATMNIRPLEAIENRQFSRVGPNGQLVELNEVFTPNGNVNCPSPGHQYMWSNSHHPQPQGMMWPNSPTFVGGVCATRPQQLHSVPRAPSHMLNALVPINNHHVGSAPSVNRSLSLWDRRHAYAGESPDSSGFHPGSLGSMRISGNSPHPLEFIPHNVLSRTGGSCIDLPMSSSNVGLHSHQQRSLMFPSRGQIIPMINSFDSPNERMRSRRNEGNSSQADNKKQFELDIERIARGDDKRTTLMIKNIPNKYTSKMLLAAIDERHRGTYDFIYLPIDFKNKCNVGYAFINMTDPSLIVPFYHAFDGKKWEKFNSEKVASLAYARIQGKAALIAHFQNSSLMNEDKRCRPILFHTDGPNAGDQVPFPMGVNIRSRTSKNRAGTSEESLQESQTSLSIGKYFIIEESSSGSVKESN; encoded by the exons ATGAGGGAGCTACAGGGTTTATCGCCATCATCTTACTTCTCGGAGGAGTTATGTTTTCGTGATGAG CAGAGGCAAGTTGGATTTTGGAAGACAAATAGCCTGCAAAACTACCATG GTCTTAAAAGTGATGATGCTTTACAAAGAGCTGCTGTTCATTCATCACCCTTTGAGAATCATATTTCGTTGGGCTCCCCGATGGCGAAGAATTTTGAACATCATGATTCTCATCTAAAACAAGACATAAAAGTTAACAATATCATAGAACAACGATCTTTTGGCGTGGAAAGAGCATCTCACTCCTTACCTAGAGCTCTTGACCATAATGTGGGGGTAAGATCTATTGTCAGCGCCGACTTGGCATCTTATCAAGCAGAAGATGACAAAATTAGCGTAATGGGCAGTCAATATGAGAATGGCCTCTTCTCGAGCTCATTATCAGAGTTATTCAGTAGAAAAT TGCGATTACCGACTAACAATTCCCCACATGGTCATTCCGTTGGAGCAGCTGACTCACACTATGAAGAAGAACCTTTTGAGTCCCTTAAAGAACTTGAGGCGCACACTATTGGAAATCTTCTCCCTGATGATGATGACTTGCTTGCTGGGGTGACTGATGGTCTAGACTATGTTGGCCAACCCTATGCTGGTGATGAAACTGAAGATCTTGATCTTTTCAGTAGTGTTGGAGGGATGGACCTAGGAGAAGATGGTTCCTCTACAGGACAACAAAATTCTGAATATGCTGGGAATTATACACCGCAGTTGGGCAACTCTAATGCTGCAATTGGTGGCCAGCACCCTTTCGGGGAAAATCCATCTAGAACACTCTTTGTTAGAAATATAAACAGCAGCGTTGAAGATTCTGAACTACAAACTCTTTTTGAG CAATATGGAGATATTCGCACACTGTATACAACATGCAAGCATCGCGGTTTTGTTATGATCTCATATTATGATATTCGGGCATCACAGAATGCCATGAAAGCTCTTCAGAACAAACCACTGAATCACAGGAAGCTAGACATACATTTCTCTATTCCCAAG GACAATCCATCAGAAAACGATGTCAATCAAGGGACTTTCCTGGTTTTCAACCTTGATTCTTCTGTTTCAAATGATGAACTACGTCaaatatttggtgtatatggagAGATTAAGGAG ATCCGCGAGACTCCGCATAGAAGCCATCACAAATTTGTAGAGTTTTATGATATTAGAGCTGCAGAAGCTGCTCTTGTTGCTTTAAACAGGAGTGACGTTGCAGGGAAGCAGATAAAGATTGAAGCAATCCATCCTGGTGGTACTAGACG CAGGTTTTCACAGCAATTTCCTTCTGAGCTGGAGCAAGATGAACCTGGTCTTTATTTTCAGCAGAGTAGTCCTAGTAGTTTAGCCACTGGATTTTCTG TTCCAGGAGCATTTCTACATGTAGGACATGCATCGAATATGGAAAATGGATCTATTCTGGGCAGACAATCAGCCAATGGCTCTGCCATTAATTCCTATTTGGATAATGCATTTGACTGTGGATTATCATTCAGTGTTCCTAATAGCTTATTGAGGCTGGAATCTAAGGGGAGCTCCCAAGCCAATGTTGGTGAAACTGGCCACCTGCTGAGCCAAGTCAATTTTGACTTTAGGGGAACATCAGGTCTCCATCCTCATTCACCGCCGGAGTACCATGATGGTTTATCTAATGGAACTTCCTCCATTTCTTCGGGTGGCATTTCTGCAACTATGAATATCAGGCCACTAGAAGCAATTGAAAACCGACAGTTCTCCAGAGTTGGCCCTAATGGGCAACTGGTTGAGCTAAATGAAG TTTTTACTCCAAATGGAAATGTAAACTGTCCTTCTCCTGGGCACCAGTACATGTGGAGTAATTCACATCATCCGCAGCCTCAAGGCATGATGTGGCCAAACTCACCAACATTTGTTGGTGGGGTCTGTGCTACTCGCCCTCAACAACTGCATTCAGTTCCAAGGGCTCCATCCCATATGCTGAATGCGCTTGTACCGATAAACAACCATCATGTGGGTTCAGCACCTTCTGTTAATCGATCCCTCTCTCTCTGGGACAGAAGACATGCCTATGCAGGAGAATCGCCTGATTCATCTGGTTTTCACCCAGGTTCTTTGGGCAGTATGAGGATTTCTGGAAATTCACCACATCCTTTGGAGTTTATTCCTCATAATGTTTTATCGCGCACTGGTGGCAGCTGTATAGACTTGCCAATGTCTTCCAGTAATGTCGGATTGCATTCCCATCAACAGAGAAGTTTAATGTTTCCTAGTAGAGGTCAAATAATTCCTATGATCAATTCATTTGATTCTCCAAATGAAAGGATGCGGAGCCGTAGGAATGAAGGCAATTCGAGTCAGGCTGACAACAAGAAGCAGTTTGAACTGGATATTGAACGGATTGCACGAGGGGATGATAAAAGGACGACCCTAATGATAAAGAACATTCCTAACAA GTATACTTCAAAAATGCTTTTGGCTGCAATTGATGAACGTCACAGAGGAACGTATGATTTCATCTATCTACCAATTGATTTCAAG AACAAATGCAACGTAGGTTACGCATTTATCAACATGACTGATCCTTCTCTTATTGTTCCATTTTATCAT GCATTCGATGGAAAGAAATGGGAAAAATTCAATAGTGAGAAGGTGGCGTCACTTGCATATGCTCGCATTCAGGGAAAAGCTGCACTCATTGCTCACTTCCAGAATTCTAGCCTCATGAATGAAGATAAGCGATGCCGTCCAATCCTCTTCCACACTGATGGCCCTAATGCTGGTGATCAG GTGCCCTTTCCCATGGGTGTAAACATCAGGTCAAGAACCAGCAAAAATCGGGCTGGCACCAGTGAAGAAAGCCTCCAAGAAAGCCAAACTAGTTTGTCAATCGGCAAGTATTTCATAATTGAAGAGTCGTCTTCAGGTTCTGTCAAGGAATCAAATTGA
- the LOC107847450 gene encoding protein MEI2-like 4 isoform X3, producing the protein MRELQGLSPSSYFSEELCFRDERQVGFWKTNSLQNYHGLKSDDALQRAAVHSSPFENHISLGSPMAKNFEHHDSHLKQDIKVNNIIEQRSFGVERASHSLPRALDHNVGVRSIVSADLASYQAEDDKISVMGSQYENGLFSSSLSELFSRKLRLPTNNSPHGHSVGAADSHYEEEPFESLKELEAHTIGNLLPDDDDLLAGVTDGLDYVGQPYAGDETEDLDLFSSVGGMDLGEDGSSTGQQNSEYAGNYTPQLGNSNAAIGGQHPFGENPSRTLFVRNINSSVEDSELQTLFEQYGDIRTLYTTCKHRGFVMISYYDIRASQNAMKALQNKPLNHRKLDIHFSIPKDNPSENDVNQGTFLVFNLDSSVSNDELRQIFGVYGEIKEIRETPHRSHHKFVEFYDIRAAEAALVALNRSDVAGKQIKIEAIHPGGTRRRFSQQFPSELEQDEPGLYFQQSSPSSLATGFSVPGAFLHVGHASNMENGSILGRQSANGSAINSYLDNAFDCGLSFSVPNSLLRLESKGSSQANVGETGHLLSQVNFDFRGTSGLHPHSPPEYHDGLSNGTSSISSGGISATMNIRPLEAIENRQFSRVGPNGQLVELNEVFTPNGNVNCPSPGHQYMWSNSHHPQPQGMMWPNSPTFVGGVCATRPQQLHSVPRAPSHMLNALVPINNHHVGSAPSVNRSLSLWDRRHAYAGESPDSSGFHPGSLGSMRISGNSPHPLEFIPHNVLSRTGGSCIDLPMSSSNVGLHSHQQRSLMFPSRGQIIPMINSFDSPNERMRSRRNEGNSSQADNKKQFELDIERIARGDDKRTTLMIKNIPNKYTSKMLLAAIDERHRGTYDFIYLPIDFKNKCNVGYAFINMTDPSLIVPFYHAFDGKKWEKFNSEKVASLAYARIQGKAALIAHFQNSSLMNEDKRCRPILFHTDGPNAGDQVPFPMGVNIRSRTSKNRAGTSEESLQESQTSLSIGKYFIIEESSSGSVKESN; encoded by the exons ATGAGGGAGCTACAGGGTTTATCGCCATCATCTTACTTCTCGGAGGAGTTATGTTTTCGTGATGAG AGGCAAGTTGGATTTTGGAAGACAAATAGCCTGCAAAACTACCATG GTCTTAAAAGTGATGATGCTTTACAAAGAGCTGCTGTTCATTCATCACCCTTTGAGAATCATATTTCGTTGGGCTCCCCGATGGCGAAGAATTTTGAACATCATGATTCTCATCTAAAACAAGACATAAAAGTTAACAATATCATAGAACAACGATCTTTTGGCGTGGAAAGAGCATCTCACTCCTTACCTAGAGCTCTTGACCATAATGTGGGGGTAAGATCTATTGTCAGCGCCGACTTGGCATCTTATCAAGCAGAAGATGACAAAATTAGCGTAATGGGCAGTCAATATGAGAATGGCCTCTTCTCGAGCTCATTATCAGAGTTATTCAGTAGAAAAT TGCGATTACCGACTAACAATTCCCCACATGGTCATTCCGTTGGAGCAGCTGACTCACACTATGAAGAAGAACCTTTTGAGTCCCTTAAAGAACTTGAGGCGCACACTATTGGAAATCTTCTCCCTGATGATGATGACTTGCTTGCTGGGGTGACTGATGGTCTAGACTATGTTGGCCAACCCTATGCTGGTGATGAAACTGAAGATCTTGATCTTTTCAGTAGTGTTGGAGGGATGGACCTAGGAGAAGATGGTTCCTCTACAGGACAACAAAATTCTGAATATGCTGGGAATTATACACCGCAGTTGGGCAACTCTAATGCTGCAATTGGTGGCCAGCACCCTTTCGGGGAAAATCCATCTAGAACACTCTTTGTTAGAAATATAAACAGCAGCGTTGAAGATTCTGAACTACAAACTCTTTTTGAG CAATATGGAGATATTCGCACACTGTATACAACATGCAAGCATCGCGGTTTTGTTATGATCTCATATTATGATATTCGGGCATCACAGAATGCCATGAAAGCTCTTCAGAACAAACCACTGAATCACAGGAAGCTAGACATACATTTCTCTATTCCCAAG GACAATCCATCAGAAAACGATGTCAATCAAGGGACTTTCCTGGTTTTCAACCTTGATTCTTCTGTTTCAAATGATGAACTACGTCaaatatttggtgtatatggagAGATTAAGGAG ATCCGCGAGACTCCGCATAGAAGCCATCACAAATTTGTAGAGTTTTATGATATTAGAGCTGCAGAAGCTGCTCTTGTTGCTTTAAACAGGAGTGACGTTGCAGGGAAGCAGATAAAGATTGAAGCAATCCATCCTGGTGGTACTAGACG CAGGTTTTCACAGCAATTTCCTTCTGAGCTGGAGCAAGATGAACCTGGTCTTTATTTTCAGCAGAGTAGTCCTAGTAGTTTAGCCACTGGATTTTCTG TTCCAGGAGCATTTCTACATGTAGGACATGCATCGAATATGGAAAATGGATCTATTCTGGGCAGACAATCAGCCAATGGCTCTGCCATTAATTCCTATTTGGATAATGCATTTGACTGTGGATTATCATTCAGTGTTCCTAATAGCTTATTGAGGCTGGAATCTAAGGGGAGCTCCCAAGCCAATGTTGGTGAAACTGGCCACCTGCTGAGCCAAGTCAATTTTGACTTTAGGGGAACATCAGGTCTCCATCCTCATTCACCGCCGGAGTACCATGATGGTTTATCTAATGGAACTTCCTCCATTTCTTCGGGTGGCATTTCTGCAACTATGAATATCAGGCCACTAGAAGCAATTGAAAACCGACAGTTCTCCAGAGTTGGCCCTAATGGGCAACTGGTTGAGCTAAATGAAG TTTTTACTCCAAATGGAAATGTAAACTGTCCTTCTCCTGGGCACCAGTACATGTGGAGTAATTCACATCATCCGCAGCCTCAAGGCATGATGTGGCCAAACTCACCAACATTTGTTGGTGGGGTCTGTGCTACTCGCCCTCAACAACTGCATTCAGTTCCAAGGGCTCCATCCCATATGCTGAATGCGCTTGTACCGATAAACAACCATCATGTGGGTTCAGCACCTTCTGTTAATCGATCCCTCTCTCTCTGGGACAGAAGACATGCCTATGCAGGAGAATCGCCTGATTCATCTGGTTTTCACCCAGGTTCTTTGGGCAGTATGAGGATTTCTGGAAATTCACCACATCCTTTGGAGTTTATTCCTCATAATGTTTTATCGCGCACTGGTGGCAGCTGTATAGACTTGCCAATGTCTTCCAGTAATGTCGGATTGCATTCCCATCAACAGAGAAGTTTAATGTTTCCTAGTAGAGGTCAAATAATTCCTATGATCAATTCATTTGATTCTCCAAATGAAAGGATGCGGAGCCGTAGGAATGAAGGCAATTCGAGTCAGGCTGACAACAAGAAGCAGTTTGAACTGGATATTGAACGGATTGCACGAGGGGATGATAAAAGGACGACCCTAATGATAAAGAACATTCCTAACAA GTATACTTCAAAAATGCTTTTGGCTGCAATTGATGAACGTCACAGAGGAACGTATGATTTCATCTATCTACCAATTGATTTCAAG AACAAATGCAACGTAGGTTACGCATTTATCAACATGACTGATCCTTCTCTTATTGTTCCATTTTATCAT GCATTCGATGGAAAGAAATGGGAAAAATTCAATAGTGAGAAGGTGGCGTCACTTGCATATGCTCGCATTCAGGGAAAAGCTGCACTCATTGCTCACTTCCAGAATTCTAGCCTCATGAATGAAGATAAGCGATGCCGTCCAATCCTCTTCCACACTGATGGCCCTAATGCTGGTGATCAG GTGCCCTTTCCCATGGGTGTAAACATCAGGTCAAGAACCAGCAAAAATCGGGCTGGCACCAGTGAAGAAAGCCTCCAAGAAAGCCAAACTAGTTTGTCAATCGGCAAGTATTTCATAATTGAAGAGTCGTCTTCAGGTTCTGTCAAGGAATCAAATTGA